The genomic DNA GTCACGGATTCAGGTGATTATCTATGTTGCCCTATTAGATTGCTTTTTTGTGACATGTGTATGACAAATTGGTCGGAAATTGGGGGAAAAGCAAGGAAGGAAAGCGGCGAGCTACTAGCTGCTAGCTGCAACGCGACATGGGACAGTGCAACCCTTTGCGTTTTGGTTGCCCGCGCTTAAAGGGCTGTTTGTTTTTTCCTTGGCAGCGCGAAGTCCATGGCGAGCAGCAGTTGTACACCTGGGACTCGCGTCGTAGCTAGCAGCTAGGAGCTCGCCACTCAGAAGTACTGAAAATACAACCCGATAAACACGCACGCCCCGGCCCAGTGATTATTGAGGAACGCATGGAAGCTGGGCCAGCGTTCCCGGTAACGGATAAGGCTGTGCTGGAACAGGAAGCTCAGGGACATGCCAGCCAGGCCGGCATACCAGGGCCAGGAGAATTCCAGTCGCTGCCCCACCATGATGAGGGCCAGCAGGGTGAGGCCCTGGAGGATGGCGATCATCAGCCGGTCCGCGTCGCCGAACAGGATGGCGGTGCTCTTGATGCCCAGTTTCAGGTCGTCTTCCCGGTCACACATGGCGTATTCGGTATCGTAGGCCACGGTCCACACCAGGTTGGCCACATACAGCAGCCAGGCAATTTCCGGCACCGCGCCGGTTTCCGCGGCAAACGCCATGGGGATGGCCCAGCTGAAGGCGGCGCCCAGGAACAATTGCGGCATAAAGGTGAAGCGTTTGGTGAAGGGATACAGCACCGCCAGCCCCAGGCCGCCGAACGACAGCCAGAAGGTCAGCTCGTTGAGGAACAGCACCAGCACAAAGGCCAGTAGCCCCAGCCCACAGAACAGCGCCAGCGCCTTTTTGGCGCTGATGGCACCGGTGGCCAGCGGACGCCCCTTGGTGCGCTCCACATCGCCATCGAAATCCCGGTCGGCATAATCGTTAATCACACAGCCGGCGGCACGCATGATGATCACCCCGAGAATGAAGATCACCACGGTCTTCAGGCTGGGGGTGCCGTTCCCGGCAATCCACACCGCCCACAGGGTGGGCCACAGCAGCAGCAGGGTGCCGATGGGGCGATCCAGCCGCATTAGCTGGATATAGGGCCAGAAAGACGGGTAACGTTGTTCAACGAAGGCAAACATGGGACATCCGGTTGTCAGGGGCGGGGTTGAGTTTCAAGCTACAAGCTACAAGTTTCAAGGCGCGAGTCAGGCGTGTAGTCAACCGCAATCGCCGGAGCCGCGCCGCCGCCCTTAGTGCACCCAAAATGGAAGCGCGGCGATAACCTTGTCGTTTAACCAAGGCTCTTGCCCGCGCCTTGTAGCTTGCAGCTTGAAGCTTGCGTCTTCTCCCACAACGCCGGCAGGAAGTATTCTGCTACCAGCAACGGCTCGCCGCGTTTGATAAAGCGCGACTGGCGGCCCCAGCATACTGGCATGCCTTCTGCAGGGGCTCCGAGGCGGGCCCAGACCTGGTCTCGCAGGCAGGTGGGGCGTTTGTAGAGTTCCAGGCCCAGCGAGCGGCTGCCCATGTGGCCCAGGGAGCGGTTGGCGCCGCTCAGGCTGGTCAGGGGCAGCACGCTGCGGGCGGCGACCACCGGAGTGTCATCCAGCAGTAACGTGACTTCGCGGATCAGCGCGGCCCGGCGGGGGGGCAGGTTCAGCAATTGCCGTTCGTCGGCTCGGGGAAAGCTGATGGCGTGGTAGCCGGGCTCCACCCGGAACTGACCATGGCGCTTCAGGCGCAGGGTCAGGGACGCCGGATCCGCCATCCAGTCACGGATACGGGGCGGCAGCACCAGCTGTTCCAGCGGGCGCCAAAGGCTGTCAGGATGCAGGGCGGCAGGCAGCATGGGTCTCTCAACATCGCAGGCCGCAGGACTATGGCGCAAGCGGTGACTCAGGGCAAGTCAGCGGTGCGCCGGTCTGCGAGCGCTTGTCGGCAAGCGATAATGGCCTTGGGCCCGGTAAATGGACCCCGGCGCCAATGCGTGCCAGTGCCCAATGTCATTGATTTTTCGGGCGTGCGCCGATAGGTTATCGCCCCCCGAGAAACACCCTGTATGTAGCAGAGTAAGCGAGCACTTACTCCAACTCGACGAGGTTCACGATGAAGAAGTGGGAATGCGTAGTGTGCGGTTTCATCTATGACGAAGCCGAAGGTCTGCCCGATGAGGGTATTGCCCCCGGTACCGCCTGGGATGATGTGCCGGAAGACTGGGTCTGCCCGGATTGCGGCGTGGGCAAGGACGACTTCGAAATGGTGGAAATCTGAGCCACTGGCACGGTCACCCTGCCCGTTCACTGATTAATTAAGGACTGTTCATGCAACCTATCGTCATCATCGGTTCCGGCCTTGCCGGCTTCAATACCGTCAAGGAATTTCGCAAGCTGGACAAGGAAACGCCCATCGTCATGCTCACCAGCGACGACGGCCGTAACTATTCCAAACCCATGCTGTCCGCCGGTTTCACCAAGGAAAAGACCGCTGATGACCTGTGCATGGCCACGCCGGAGAAGGTTGCCGAGCAGTTCAATGTGGAAGTGCGCACCGACGTGCACGTGGCGGAAATCGACCCTTCCGGCAAGCGCGTGTTGCTGCCGGACGACCATCTGGACTACAGCAAGCTGGTGCTGGCCCTGGGCGCCGACACCTGGACCCCGCCGCTGGAAGGCGACGCCGTGGGCGATGTGTTCTCCGTCAACGACCTGATGGACTACGGCAAATTCCGCACCGCCCTGAAGGGCGCCAAGAAGGTCACCATCCTGGGTGGGGGCCTGATCGGCTGTGAGTTTGCCAATGACCTGTCCAACGGTGGCTATGAGGTGACCCTGGTGGAGCCCCAGGGTCGCTGCCTGCCGCTGC from Alcanivorax sp. includes the following:
- the ubiA gene encoding 4-hydroxybenzoate octaprenyltransferase — translated: MFAFVEQRYPSFWPYIQLMRLDRPIGTLLLLWPTLWAVWIAGNGTPSLKTVVIFILGVIIMRAAGCVINDYADRDFDGDVERTKGRPLATGAISAKKALALFCGLGLLAFVLVLFLNELTFWLSFGGLGLAVLYPFTKRFTFMPQLFLGAAFSWAIPMAFAAETGAVPEIAWLLYVANLVWTVAYDTEYAMCDREDDLKLGIKSTAILFGDADRLMIAILQGLTLLALIMVGQRLEFSWPWYAGLAGMSLSFLFQHSLIRYRERWPSFHAFLNNHWAGACVFIGLYFQYF
- a CDS encoding chorismate lyase, producing MLPAALHPDSLWRPLEQLVLPPRIRDWMADPASLTLRLKRHGQFRVEPGYHAISFPRADERQLLNLPPRRAALIREVTLLLDDTPVVAARSVLPLTSLSGANRSLGHMGSRSLGLELYKRPTCLRDQVWARLGAPAEGMPVCWGRQSRFIKRGEPLLVAEYFLPALWEKTQASSCKLQGAGKSLG
- the rd gene encoding rubredoxin, yielding MKKWECVVCGFIYDEAEGLPDEGIAPGTAWDDVPEDWVCPDCGVGKDDFEMVEI